AATTGCTGGAGTGTCTGTTCGGTTTGCATCCGAAGACTTCGAGCGGAAACGTGAGCATTCACGACGAATGCGTTCGCCTGAAATGTCCCGCCGATGCGATTGCACATGGTTTGGCTCTGGTCCCAGAGGATCGCAAGCACGACGGATTGGTACTGTCGATGAGCGTCGCTGAAAACGCGAGTCTTGCAAGTCTGAAACAGGCGGAGAAGTTTGGCTTCATCGACCGAGCGAAAGAACGCGAGCACACTCGGCGCTTCGTCGAACGTTTTCGCGTGAAAACGCCATCGTTACGAGAGAAAATTGTCAACTTGAGTGGCGGGAATCAGCAGAAGGTCATCTTGGCGAAATGGTTGGCGACCGGACCCGCCGTGTTGATGTTGGACGAGCCCACACGAGGAATCGATATCCATGCGAAGAACGAGATTTACACTTTGATTGATGAACTGACGACGGACGGATTGGCTGTGATCATGGTTTCGTCGGAGCTGCCCGAAGTGATGGCGGTTTCGGACCGGATTTTGGTGATGTGCGAAGGACGTGCGACACAAGAATTCGATCGGGCGGAGGCCACCGAGGAGGCCATCCTGCAAGCCGCTCTGCCGAAAAGGACGTCGATTCCATGTTAGAGAACAAACGAGAACACCTCGCGAAATTTCAGTCGCTGATCGCATTGGCCGTGATGCTGATCGCGATGAGTTTGTTATCCGATAGCTTCTTCACGCCCGACAACGGGCTGAATATCCTGCGGCAAATTTCAGTCAACCTGAGTCTTTCCATTGGGATGACTTTGATCATCTTGACCGGCGGAATCGACTTGTCCGTCGGAGCGATCCTGGCTTTGTCCGGTGCCGTCGCCGCTGGGTTGCTGAAGAACGGTATCGTGATTGAACCGCTCGGCGTGAAGCTGCAGTTCACCGTTATAGGTTCGATCGTGTCCGGGCTATTGGTTGGATCCGCAGCGGGATTGTTCAACGGAGTCGCGGTGACGCGATTCAAGCTGCCGCCGTTTGTGGCGACTCTGGGCATGTTCAGCATCGCTCGCGGATTGACCATGCTGTGGACCGGGGGATTTCCGGTCACAGGGCTTGGTTCATCGTTCGGTTACATCGGTACGGGAGTGCTTCTTGGAATCCCGGTGCCCGTCTGGATCACCGGCGGATTGGTCGGCGTGTTTGTGGCTCTGACACGGACAACTCGCTTTGGACGCCATGTGTACGCCGTGGGTGGCAACGAAAGGGCGTCTTTGTTGACTGGTTTGCCCGTCGATCGGATCAAAATTGCTGTGTACACGCTCGGAGGCTTGCTGGCCGGCGTGGCAGGACTGATCGTCACGGCTCGCTTGGATTCGGCACAACCCAACGCTGGATTGGGGTACGAACTCGATTCCATCGCCGCCGTCGTAATCGGTGGAACATCGCTGTCGGGCGGCCGAGGCAGCGTGATGGGCACGGTTCTTGGTTGTCTGATCATCGGTGTGTTGAACAACGGTTTGTTTCTGCTAAACGTTTCCCCTTTTTGGCAACAAGTGGTCAAGGGCTTTGTGATCCTTGCCGCCGTTGCCGTCGACCGCATGAGTCAAAGGGATCGCTAGCATGAACAACGCCCAAACCACTCGACCGAAAATCACCGTCGTCGGATCCGCCAACGTCGATCTCACTTTCCGCACGCCACGGCTTCCCGTTCCTGGTGAAACGTTCGCGGGACATTCGTTGCATCAAGGAATGGGTGGCAAAGGTGCCAACCAAGCTGTCGTTGCAGCGCGACTCGGTGCGGACGTTTCATTTGTCGCTCGAGTTGGGAACGATGGTTTCGCAACTCAGGCCATTGATGCGTACAAGAACGACGGTATCAACACCAAGTTCATTCGTCACTCCAAAGACCAACCGACTGGCACGGCTGCCATTCTTGTAGATGATGAGGCAGAGAATTGCATCATCGTGGTCGCGGGCGCCAACGCGGAGTTGTGCGCGGATGACGTCCGCTCCGCCAAGACAGCGATCGAAGCAGCCGACGTTGTGATCTGTCAGTTGGAGACGCCGGTGGAGGCTGCGATCGAAGCGTTCAAGATCGCTCGTGCGGCCAACGTGCTGACGATGCTTACACCGGCACCAGCCAAGCTTGTCACAGATGAATTGCTCGCGTTGAGTGATGCATGCGTTCCCAACAAAACGGAGATTGCCGCAATCACGGGCAAAGCGGTCGAGACAGAAGCTGATTGTGTTTTGGCCGCCCAAACACTGATGCAGCGAGGCGTTCGGCAGGTTGCACTGACGATGGGCGGCGAGGGCGTTCTGACTCTCGACCATTCTGGGATGTCTCGAATTCCGGCGACGCAGGTCAAAGCGGTCGACACGACCGGCGCAGGCGATGCCTTCACCGGTGCATTGGCAGTCTCGCTCGCCGAAGGTTTGCCTTTGTCCGACGCTGCCAGCCGCGCGGCAATCGTTGCTGCCATCTCGGTGACACGCATCGGGACGCAAACATCCTTTCCGTCGCTCGATGAAGTCAATGGTTGGAATCAACCCGAGGAGACCAAATGAACATCGCTTTGAGAATCCTCCTTACCGCCGCCTTTGCATTGCCGTGTGCCTTTGCCGGTGCGGAATCGCCGCCGAAAGCGCGAATGGTCGTGTTGACCGACATCGAAGCCGATCCCGATGACACTCAGTCGCTCGTCCGTCTGCTGTTGTACTCAAACTTGATCGATATCGAAGCGATCGTTGCCACGACTTCCGTCCACCAGAAAGATCGCATCGCGCCAGAGTCCATTCGGCGCGTCATCGAAGCTTACGCCAACATCCAACTCAACCTGTTGAAGCACGAGGCCGACTTCCCCACAGCCCATTCGTTGCTCGACCTGGTTACCGAAGGGTTACCACTTTACGGAATGAAGGGCGTCGGCGACGACAAGGATTCGCCTGGGTCGAGCCGCATCATCGAACTGCTGGATAAAGATGACGATCGACCGCTATGGATCTCC
Above is a window of Rhodopirellula bahusiensis DNA encoding:
- the rbsK gene encoding ribokinase, translated to MNNAQTTRPKITVVGSANVDLTFRTPRLPVPGETFAGHSLHQGMGGKGANQAVVAARLGADVSFVARVGNDGFATQAIDAYKNDGINTKFIRHSKDQPTGTAAILVDDEAENCIIVVAGANAELCADDVRSAKTAIEAADVVICQLETPVEAAIEAFKIARAANVLTMLTPAPAKLVTDELLALSDACVPNKTEIAAITGKAVETEADCVLAAQTLMQRGVRQVALTMGGEGVLTLDHSGMSRIPATQVKAVDTTGAGDAFTGALAVSLAEGLPLSDAASRAAIVAAISVTRIGTQTSFPSLDEVNGWNQPEETK
- a CDS encoding ABC transporter permease, which encodes MLENKREHLAKFQSLIALAVMLIAMSLLSDSFFTPDNGLNILRQISVNLSLSIGMTLIILTGGIDLSVGAILALSGAVAAGLLKNGIVIEPLGVKLQFTVIGSIVSGLLVGSAAGLFNGVAVTRFKLPPFVATLGMFSIARGLTMLWTGGFPVTGLGSSFGYIGTGVLLGIPVPVWITGGLVGVFVALTRTTRFGRHVYAVGGNERASLLTGLPVDRIKIAVYTLGGLLAGVAGLIVTARLDSAQPNAGLGYELDSIAAVVIGGTSLSGGRGSVMGTVLGCLIIGVLNNGLFLLNVSPFWQQVVKGFVILAAVAVDRMSQRDR